In Thermomonas paludicola, the following are encoded in one genomic region:
- a CDS encoding methyl-accepting chemotaxis protein, producing MSNMMDSAAGKGRNLSTNFWIWLLIGSLLVFAGNTLYATTKASRLGGASTAASRLQLNSQRLANQGREAIDGNGQAFDAFKATKGEIDADIKWLNDRFGDAADVSGPIGTVSGTWSPLAKRADEVMGSQQAVLALSGHADSFTGKVPQLQAQLNEVVRGLTSGGATSAQVFTALNQVVTSATMARRIAELRAGGDGAQVAADALGRDAAVFDRQMNVLINGGGDIAKVSAGGAIGPLNQANVLWQGMKKDLDAIVGDSRKLIGAQASAAALATGSDKLLEDSESLFAAFTSFGSLKDTSVIGGVWVSILSGVVALFSIVGLLWALGRAQRIRYQTTKELNDRNQEAIMRLLDEMGSLAEGDLTVKATVTEDMTGAIADSINFAVEQLRTLVATINDTSVQVAASAQETQATAMHLADAAEHQAQEINSATDRINEIASSINQVSRNSATSAEVARRSVQIATNGAGVVRQTIAGMDSIRDQIQETSKRIKRLGESSQEIGSIVELINDISEQTNILALNAAIQAASAGEAGRGFAVVADEVQRLAERSSNATKRIESLVQTIQADTNEAVSSMEQTTSEVVAGARLAEDAGTALGEIEKVSSDLSGLIEGISVAAQEQSSAATNITQTMNTIQSITAQTSQGASQTAESIGNLAQLAADLRRSVADFKLPA from the coding sequence ATGAGCAATATGATGGATTCCGCCGCCGGCAAGGGCCGCAATCTCAGCACCAACTTCTGGATCTGGTTGCTGATCGGTTCGCTGCTGGTGTTCGCCGGCAACACCCTGTACGCCACCACCAAGGCCTCGCGCCTGGGCGGTGCCAGTACTGCGGCTTCGCGCTTGCAGTTGAATTCGCAGCGATTGGCCAACCAGGGGCGAGAGGCGATCGACGGCAACGGGCAGGCGTTCGATGCGTTCAAGGCCACCAAGGGCGAGATCGATGCCGACATCAAATGGCTGAACGACCGCTTTGGCGATGCCGCCGACGTGTCGGGGCCCATTGGCACGGTCAGCGGCACCTGGAGCCCATTGGCGAAGCGTGCCGATGAGGTCATGGGCTCGCAGCAGGCGGTGCTGGCGCTGTCCGGCCACGCCGACAGCTTCACCGGCAAGGTGCCGCAGCTGCAGGCGCAGCTCAACGAAGTGGTGCGCGGGCTGACGTCCGGCGGCGCGACGTCGGCACAGGTGTTCACCGCGCTGAATCAGGTGGTGACCTCGGCCACCATGGCCCGCCGCATCGCCGAGCTGCGCGCTGGCGGTGATGGTGCGCAGGTGGCCGCGGACGCGCTCGGGCGCGACGCGGCGGTGTTCGATCGACAGATGAACGTATTGATCAACGGCGGTGGTGACATCGCCAAGGTCAGCGCAGGCGGGGCGATCGGCCCGCTGAACCAGGCCAATGTGTTGTGGCAGGGAATGAAAAAGGATCTCGACGCCATCGTCGGTGATTCGCGCAAGCTGATCGGCGCGCAGGCGTCCGCCGCCGCGCTGGCGACCGGCTCCGACAAATTGCTTGAGGACAGCGAAAGCCTGTTCGCCGCATTCACCTCGTTCGGCTCGCTCAAGGACACCAGCGTCATCGGTGGCGTCTGGGTCAGCATCCTGTCCGGCGTGGTCGCGCTGTTCTCGATCGTCGGCCTGCTGTGGGCCCTCGGGCGCGCACAGCGCATTCGCTACCAGACCACCAAGGAACTGAACGACCGTAATCAGGAGGCGATCATGCGCCTGCTGGACGAAATGGGCTCGCTCGCGGAAGGCGATTTGACGGTGAAGGCCACCGTGACCGAGGACATGACCGGCGCGATCGCCGACTCCATCAACTTCGCGGTGGAACAGCTGCGCACCCTGGTGGCCACGATCAACGACACCTCGGTGCAGGTGGCCGCCAGCGCGCAGGAAACCCAGGCAACCGCCATGCACCTGGCCGATGCAGCAGAGCATCAGGCGCAGGAAATCAACTCCGCCACCGATCGCATCAACGAGATCGCCTCCAGCATTAACCAGGTGTCGCGCAACTCCGCCACGTCGGCCGAGGTGGCCCGCCGCTCGGTGCAGATCGCGACCAACGGCGCCGGCGTGGTGCGCCAGACCATTGCCGGCATGGACAGCATCCGCGACCAGATCCAGGAGACCTCCAAGCGCATCAAGCGCCTGGGCGAGAGCTCGCAGGAAATCGGCTCGATCGTGGAACTGATCAACGACATTTCCGAGCAGACCAACATCCTGGCGCTGAACGCGGCCATCCAGGCGGCATCGGCCGGTGAAGCAGGCCGCGGGTTCGCGGTGGTGGCCGACGAAGTGCAGCGCCTCGCAGAACGCTCGTCGAATGCGACCAAGCGCATCGAATCGCTGGTGCAGACCATTCAGGCCGATACCAACGAAGCGGTCAGCTCGATGGAGCAGACCACTTCGGAAGTGGTCGCGGGTGCGCGCCTGGCCGAAGACGCGGGTACCGCGCTGGGCGAGATCGAAAAGGTGTCGTCCGATTTGTCCGGGCTGATTGAGGGCATCTCGGTGGCGGCGCAGGAGCAGTCCAGCGCAGCAACCAACATCACCCAAACCATGAACACGATCCAGTCGATCACCGCGCAGACGTCGCAGGGCGCCAGCCAGACCGCCGAGTCGATCGGTAACCTGGCCCAGCTCGCGGCCGACCTGCGTCGCTCGGTCGCCGACTTCAAGCTGCCCGCCTGA
- a CDS encoding chemotaxis protein CheW, translated as MPRDARSPFLVLADYEQRSLAHVAGLPEQLDAPGLWRGVAYRVGSHRLASGFGEVVEILPMPALTHVPGSLPWLLGVANIRGTLLPVVDLKQFLEGERTVLHEKQRVLVVRQPGGDVAVTIDELYGQRSFVDAQGIDATAIVEGRYAHFVERAYRMNDQDWGVFSLERLARTPEFRQAAA; from the coding sequence ATGCCGCGCGATGCGCGCTCCCCGTTCCTGGTGCTGGCCGATTACGAACAGCGCAGCCTGGCCCACGTGGCCGGCCTGCCCGAGCAGTTGGATGCCCCCGGCCTGTGGCGCGGCGTGGCCTATCGGGTGGGGTCGCACCGGCTGGCGTCCGGTTTCGGTGAAGTCGTGGAAATCCTGCCGATGCCGGCACTGACCCATGTGCCCGGCTCGCTGCCGTGGCTGCTGGGCGTGGCCAATATCCGCGGCACCCTGTTGCCGGTGGTCGATTTGAAGCAGTTCCTCGAAGGCGAGCGCACCGTGCTGCACGAAAAGCAGCGCGTGCTGGTGGTGCGCCAGCCGGGCGGCGACGTCGCCGTGACCATCGATGAGCTGTACGGCCAGCGCAGTTTCGTCGATGCCCAGGGCATCGATGCAACCGCAATCGTCGAGGGGCGCTACGCGCACTTCGTCGAACGCGCCTACCGCATGAACGACCAGGACTGGGGCGTGTTCAGCCTCGAGCGCCTGGCCCGCACTCCCGAATTTCGCCAAGCCGCCGCCTAA
- a CDS encoding response regulator transcription factor, whose product MARILLIEDSPTEAAVMVQLLERNGHQVTTAGSAEDGIASCKRDQPDLVLMDIILPGMNGFQATRALTRDATTSHIPVLIISTKGLETDRVWGMRQGAKDYIVKPPREAELVARISALIGH is encoded by the coding sequence ATGGCACGCATTCTGTTGATCGAGGATTCGCCGACCGAAGCCGCGGTCATGGTTCAGTTGCTGGAACGCAACGGGCACCAAGTGACAACCGCAGGCAGCGCCGAGGACGGTATTGCAAGTTGCAAGCGCGACCAGCCGGATCTGGTGCTGATGGACATCATCCTGCCAGGCATGAACGGGTTCCAGGCCACCCGCGCGCTGACCCGTGACGCGACCACCAGCCATATCCCGGTGCTGATCATCAGCACCAAGGGGTTGGAGACCGATCGCGTCTGGGGCATGCGCCAGGGCGCAAAGGACTACATCGTCAAGCCGCCGCGCGAAGCCGAGCTGGTCGCGCGGATCAGCGCATTGATCGGGCACTGA
- the pilG gene encoding twitching motility response regulator PilG, which yields MAQQDDAGISLQGLRVMVIDDSRTIRRTAETLLAREGCEVATATDGFEALSKIADHNPQIIFVDIMMPRLDGYQTCALIKNNQTFKSVPVIMLSSKDGLFDKARGRIVGSEQYLTKPFTREELLGAIRTYVNA from the coding sequence ATGGCGCAGCAGGACGATGCAGGCATCAGCCTCCAGGGGTTGAGGGTGATGGTCATTGATGATTCCAGGACGATCCGTCGCACGGCGGAGACGTTGCTGGCGCGGGAAGGCTGCGAGGTTGCCACCGCGACCGACGGCTTTGAGGCACTGTCGAAGATTGCCGACCACAATCCGCAGATCATTTTCGTGGACATCATGATGCCGCGCCTGGACGGGTATCAGACCTGCGCGCTCATCAAGAACAACCAGACCTTCAAAAGTGTGCCGGTGATCATGCTTTCATCCAAGGACGGTTTGTTTGACAAGGCGAGAGGCCGTATCGTCGGCTCCGAGCAATACCTGACCAAGCCGTTTACGCGGGAAGAACTGCTTGGCGCCATCCGTACATACGTCAACGCCTGA
- the gshB gene encoding glutathione synthase → MPQAAPLDVVVVMDPIGFIKTAKDSTFAMLLEAQRRGHRLHYVRPGGLAVRDARAIARAAPLQVRERAGDHHTLGDWSDLVFGPGHVVLMRTDPPVDANYLHDTQILDLANRQGALVVNNPQGLRDFNEKLTALHFPQCCPPTLVSRDNAALKAFVNAQGEAVLKPLDGMGGRSIFRARAAEPNLNVILETLTDGGRHLAMAQRYLPEIAQGDKRILLVDGEPVDYCLARIPQGDEFRGNLAAGGRGEGRPLSERDRWIAAQVGPEMQRRGMLFVGLDVIGDYLTEVNVTSPTCIRELDAQFGLNIAGLLFDRIEAIAHR, encoded by the coding sequence ATGCCACAAGCAGCGCCACTCGACGTCGTGGTCGTCATGGATCCGATCGGGTTCATCAAAACCGCCAAGGACTCCACCTTCGCCATGCTGCTGGAAGCCCAGCGCCGTGGCCACCGCCTGCACTACGTGCGCCCGGGCGGACTGGCGGTGCGCGACGCCCGGGCGATCGCCCGCGCCGCGCCACTGCAGGTGCGCGAACGGGCAGGCGACCACCACACGCTGGGCGACTGGTCCGACCTCGTGTTCGGCCCCGGCCACGTGGTGCTGATGCGCACCGATCCGCCGGTGGATGCCAACTATCTGCATGACACCCAGATCCTGGACCTGGCCAACCGGCAAGGCGCGCTGGTGGTGAACAACCCGCAGGGGCTGCGCGATTTCAACGAAAAGCTGACCGCACTGCACTTCCCGCAATGTTGCCCACCGACGCTGGTCAGCCGCGACAACGCCGCACTCAAGGCCTTCGTCAACGCGCAGGGCGAGGCGGTGCTCAAGCCGCTGGACGGCATGGGCGGGCGCTCGATCTTCCGCGCCCGCGCCGCCGAGCCGAACCTCAACGTGATCCTGGAAACCCTGACCGACGGCGGCCGTCACCTGGCGATGGCGCAGCGCTACTTGCCCGAAATCGCGCAGGGCGACAAGCGCATCCTGCTGGTGGATGGCGAGCCGGTGGACTATTGCCTGGCGCGGATCCCGCAGGGCGACGAATTTCGCGGCAATCTCGCCGCAGGCGGGCGCGGTGAAGGCCGCCCGCTGAGCGAGCGTGACCGCTGGATCGCGGCGCAGGTCGGCCCGGAGATGCAGCGGCGCGGCATGCTGTTCGTGGGCCTGGACGTGATCGGCGACTACCTCACCGAGGTCAACGTCACCAGCCCCACCTGCATCCGCGAATTGGACGCGCAGTTCGGGCTGAACATCGCCGGGCTGCTGTTCGACCGCATCGAAGCCATTGCCCACCGCTGA
- a CDS encoding energy transducer TonB — protein sequence MAAQAAPPALPAPRLGEVERLRATVVLSLLLHAMVILGIGFSVEDAAPLVPTLDVIQTRTQTPLTPAQADFLAQANNQGGGEQDTSSRPGAPQAGPLPQPRDGLAPRPLHAQSPTPSPPQEARVAASTRGERALPQPRPMAESAPDDRPPGREKIDRDIEMARLAAEIQLRSADYAKRPKRKFVSASTKEYAWAQYLRSWVARVERVGNLNYPDEARRRHIGGLVVISVGVRRDGSVESVRIVRSSNIPMLDDAAMRIVKLSEPFAPLPKTADDPDILHVTRTWQFMPGGALVDR from the coding sequence ATGGCTGCACAGGCTGCCCCGCCGGCGCTGCCCGCACCGCGCCTCGGTGAAGTCGAGAGGCTGCGCGCCACCGTGGTGCTGTCGCTGCTGCTGCACGCGATGGTGATCCTGGGCATCGGCTTTTCGGTGGAGGATGCCGCGCCGCTGGTCCCTACCCTGGACGTGATCCAGACCCGCACGCAGACGCCGCTGACCCCGGCGCAGGCGGATTTCCTCGCCCAGGCCAACAACCAGGGCGGCGGCGAGCAGGACACGAGCAGTCGCCCCGGCGCGCCGCAGGCCGGCCCTCTGCCGCAGCCCAGGGACGGCCTGGCCCCGCGGCCACTGCACGCGCAATCGCCAACCCCAAGCCCGCCGCAGGAGGCGCGCGTGGCAGCATCCACCCGCGGCGAGAGGGCATTGCCACAGCCCAGGCCAATGGCCGAATCAGCGCCGGATGACCGCCCGCCCGGGCGCGAAAAAATCGACCGCGACATCGAAATGGCCAGACTGGCGGCCGAAATCCAGTTGCGCTCGGCGGATTATGCCAAGCGGCCGAAGCGCAAGTTTGTCTCCGCCAGCACCAAGGAATATGCATGGGCGCAGTATCTGCGCAGCTGGGTGGCGCGAGTGGAGCGGGTCGGCAACCTGAACTATCCCGACGAAGCGCGCCGCCGCCATATCGGCGGACTGGTGGTGATCAGCGTGGGCGTGCGCCGCGACGGCAGCGTGGAAAGCGTGCGCATCGTCCGTTCCAGCAACATCCCGATGCTTGACGATGCCGCAATGCGCATCGTCAAGCTGTCCGAACCATTCGCCCCGCTGCCGAAAACGGCCGATGACCCCGACATCCTGCACGTCACCCGAACCTGGCAATTCATGCCCGGCGGCGCGCTGGTGGATCGCTGA
- the tsaB gene encoding tRNA (adenosine(37)-N6)-threonylcarbamoyltransferase complex dimerization subunit type 1 TsaB, whose product MRLLAFETATEACSVALWIDGQVLERFDIAPRRHTELALPWAEQLLAEAGMRRSQLDAIAVGRGPGAFTGVRLAIAISQGIALALERPLIPVSTLAALAMRGSGARRIAAMDARMGDVYLGTFERDGGGIASITPEVVVKPEAADIPQGDDWQGVGTGFAAADGALQGRFGARLASVDALALPHAADVARLAALAFARGEGLAPESVEPAYLRNDVALTLAQQQALRR is encoded by the coding sequence ATGAGACTGCTTGCATTTGAAACCGCCACCGAAGCGTGTTCCGTCGCGCTCTGGATCGACGGCCAGGTTCTTGAGCGCTTCGACATCGCGCCGCGCCGGCACACCGAATTGGCGCTGCCGTGGGCCGAGCAACTGCTGGCCGAAGCCGGCATGCGTCGCAGCCAGCTGGATGCCATTGCGGTCGGGCGCGGGCCGGGGGCGTTCACCGGCGTTCGCCTGGCCATCGCCATCTCCCAGGGGATTGCGCTGGCGCTGGAGCGTCCGCTGATTCCGGTCTCCACGTTGGCGGCACTGGCGATGCGCGGCTCCGGCGCACGCCGCATCGCGGCCATGGATGCGCGCATGGGCGACGTCTATCTGGGCACATTCGAGCGGGATGGCGGCGGCATTGCGTCCATCACCCCGGAAGTCGTGGTCAAGCCGGAGGCTGCCGATATTCCGCAGGGCGATGACTGGCAGGGCGTTGGTACCGGATTTGCGGCGGCGGATGGCGCCTTGCAAGGCCGCTTTGGCGCGCGCCTGGCCAGCGTGGATGCGCTGGCGTTGCCACATGCAGCAGACGTGGCCCGGCTGGCCGCATTGGCGTTTGCGCGTGGCGAGGGGCTGGCCCCCGAGTCTGTCGAGCCGGCGTATCTGCGCAACGACGTGGCGCTGACGCTGGCCCAGCAGCAGGCCTTGCGGCGGTGA
- a CDS encoding ATP-dependent DNA helicase yields MLGADAALAQALPGFTPRPAQQRLAVAVAEAFEERGVLLAEAGTGTGKTFAYLVPVLLSGMKTIISTGTRALQDQLYLRDLPRVRDALGVGLKTALLKGRSNYLCLQRMHQAKGEPRFSSREQVSQFQRIVAWSGRTRSGDLSELESLPEDSPLLPLVTSTADNCLGTDCPFWGECFVVQARQRAQTADVVVVNHHLLLADLALKQEGFGEILPGAQAFVVDEAHQLPELAAQFFGEGLGARPLVELARDAMAECKDVSGALASVQEPSRALEAAARALRVAMDNLPIRGTVWRALDEVDVEPALHALAHALQVLQDALEPLRQAAPGLDACHARAKDQLARLRRWLGEGEMVSGTFSGGKPREENVPDAISVHWYELTPRGFRLQRTPLDVAAPLRAHREASHASWVFTSATLAVAGSFDHIAQRLGIEAARELLEPSPFDWNRQALCYLPPGLPEPASRDYTVTLLDALRPVLDASGGRAFLLFASHRALREAAELLREAPWPLFVQGTEPRHVLLQRFRDSGNGVLLGTASFREGVDVAGDALSVVVIDKLPFAAPDDPVFEARLDAIRRAGGNPFRDEQLPQAVIALKQGAGRLIRTETDRGVLVLCDPRLLGKSYGRTFLDSLPPLPKTRVLADVQAFFADN; encoded by the coding sequence GTGTTGGGTGCCGATGCGGCGCTTGCGCAGGCATTGCCAGGCTTCACCCCGCGCCCGGCGCAGCAGCGGTTGGCGGTAGCGGTGGCTGAAGCGTTTGAAGAGCGGGGCGTGCTGCTGGCCGAAGCCGGCACCGGTACCGGCAAGACCTTTGCCTATCTGGTGCCCGTGCTGTTGTCGGGGATGAAGACGATCATCAGTACCGGCACCCGCGCGCTGCAGGACCAGCTCTATTTGCGCGACTTGCCGCGCGTGCGGGATGCGCTTGGCGTCGGCCTGAAAACCGCGTTGTTGAAAGGTCGTTCCAACTATCTTTGCCTGCAGCGCATGCACCAGGCCAAGGGCGAGCCGCGTTTTTCCAGCCGCGAGCAGGTATCGCAGTTCCAGCGCATCGTGGCGTGGAGCGGGCGCACGCGCAGTGGCGACCTATCCGAACTGGAATCGCTGCCGGAAGATTCACCGTTGCTGCCGCTGGTGACCTCCACCGCCGACAATTGCCTGGGCACCGACTGCCCGTTCTGGGGCGAATGCTTCGTGGTGCAGGCGCGCCAGCGTGCGCAAACGGCCGATGTGGTCGTGGTCAATCACCACCTGTTGCTGGCCGACCTGGCGCTGAAGCAGGAAGGCTTCGGCGAGATCCTGCCCGGCGCGCAGGCCTTCGTGGTGGACGAGGCGCACCAGCTGCCCGAGCTGGCCGCACAGTTCTTTGGCGAAGGCTTGGGCGCGCGGCCGTTGGTGGAGCTGGCGCGCGATGCCATGGCAGAGTGCAAGGACGTTTCCGGCGCGCTGGCCAGCGTGCAGGAACCGTCCCGCGCGCTGGAGGCGGCTGCGCGCGCGCTGCGGGTGGCGATGGACAATTTGCCGATACGCGGCACTGTTTGGCGTGCGCTGGACGAAGTGGACGTGGAGCCGGCGTTGCACGCGCTGGCCCACGCGCTGCAGGTGCTGCAAGATGCACTGGAGCCATTGCGGCAGGCCGCCCCCGGCCTGGACGCCTGCCATGCGCGGGCGAAGGATCAGTTGGCGCGCCTGCGGCGCTGGCTGGGCGAGGGTGAAATGGTGTCGGGGACATTTTCCGGGGGCAAGCCGCGAGAAGAAAATGTGCCTGACGCCATTTCGGTGCACTGGTATGAATTGACCCCGCGTGGCTTTCGCCTGCAGCGCACGCCGCTCGATGTGGCCGCGCCGCTGCGCGCGCATCGCGAGGCCTCGCACGCGTCGTGGGTGTTCACTTCCGCCACGTTGGCAGTGGCGGGCAGCTTCGATCACATCGCCCAGCGGCTTGGGATCGAAGCGGCGCGTGAACTGCTTGAACCCAGCCCCTTCGATTGGAACCGGCAGGCGCTGTGCTACCTGCCGCCGGGCTTGCCCGAGCCTGCTTCGCGCGATTACACAGTCACCTTGCTGGACGCGCTGCGACCGGTCCTGGACGCCTCGGGTGGGCGCGCCTTCCTGCTGTTTGCCTCGCACCGCGCCCTGCGCGAAGCGGCCGAGTTGCTGCGCGAGGCGCCGTGGCCGTTGTTCGTGCAGGGCACCGAGCCGCGCCATGTGCTGCTGCAGCGGTTCCGCGACTCCGGCAATGGCGTGCTGCTGGGCACGGCCAGCTTCCGCGAGGGCGTGGATGTGGCCGGCGATGCCCTGAGCGTGGTGGTCATCGACAAGCTCCCGTTTGCGGCGCCGGATGATCCTGTGTTCGAGGCGCGGCTGGACGCCATCCGGCGCGCCGGCGGCAATCCGTTCAGGGACGAACAGCTGCCGCAGGCGGTGATCGCGCTCAAGCAGGGGGCTGGCCGCTTGATCCGCACCGAGACCGATCGCGGCGTCCTGGTGCTCTGTGACCCGCGCCTGCTCGGGAAATCCTACGGCCGCACGTTTCTTGACTCACTGCCGCCATTGCCGAAAACGCGCGTATTGGCCGATGTACAAGCGTTTTTCGCGGATAATTGA
- the mrcB gene encoding penicillin-binding protein 1B has translation MPRIQDEEDESRDDDDEGGSGGGPVWRRRLLTWGLLGAALLLGFLIPYLLYLNHEVGERFGKLRWQVPTRVYARPLWLRQGLAMDAQTLQGELDAASYHAGDGHRAGTYAHSGARWRISSRGYSDVDGRVAPSVLEVTLAAGQVNAIRDIAGRRNLRSARMDPARIATLYGQNQEERRLVRIEEVPELMVTGLQAVEDRDFNHHIGIDIGGMLRAAFVNVKSGGDTRQGASTLTQQLARSGLLGIGKEQTYSRKGKEILFALLLEARYDKRTILEAYFNQVDLGQRGAQSIRGVAAASEFWFGKELKDLSTEQIALLIGMVKGPSWYNPRRNPERATDRRNFVLGAMRETRLITDAEYQRAVKAPLGVTENAGNLAANRFPAYVDLVRKQLARDYPADKLSGAGLAVMTGMSPTAQGYAEGAVANTLRALSTKGRPPLEAGLVVTDVHNGDVLAVVGSRNFTEPGFNRAVDARRPVGSLLKPFVYLLALAQPDRWSLASSIDDGPISIGLGGGRTWKPGNSDGRSHGSVHLMDALAQSYNQATVRLGMDVQPQRLATLLRTLAGITVEAQPSLILGAVDQSPYAMAQLYQFLASGGEIQPLHAVRGVLDAQGRTIKRYDSDAPPAQKGDAVAARLVGSALQYAVSSGTGHALIRDGLGRLAPAGKTGTSNDSRDSWFAGYTGDHLAVVWVGNDQNQPTGLYGATGGMRVWSNIFARLPSAPLRLSADGIDWRWVQDGQSTDADCPDARRFPFVAGHAPAYQECVFAPPPLFDEFGNPLPETPVDDDMGPLQHAGQAIRNFFGGGDPGKQVPAPTEPPPRPAQ, from the coding sequence ATGCCACGCATCCAAGACGAAGAAGACGAGAGCCGCGACGACGATGACGAAGGCGGCTCGGGTGGCGGCCCGGTTTGGCGCCGACGCCTGCTGACGTGGGGGCTGCTCGGTGCCGCCTTGCTGCTGGGGTTCCTGATCCCCTACTTGCTGTACCTCAACCACGAGGTGGGCGAGCGCTTCGGCAAGCTGCGCTGGCAGGTGCCGACCCGGGTATACGCGCGGCCACTCTGGCTGCGGCAAGGGCTGGCGATGGATGCGCAAACCCTGCAGGGCGAGCTGGATGCGGCGTCCTATCACGCCGGTGACGGCCACCGCGCGGGCACTTACGCGCACAGCGGCGCACGCTGGCGGATTTCCAGCCGCGGTTACAGCGACGTGGATGGGCGAGTAGCACCGTCCGTACTGGAAGTGACGCTGGCCGCCGGCCAGGTCAACGCCATTCGCGACATTGCCGGGCGCCGCAACCTGCGCAGCGCGCGGATGGATCCGGCGCGGATCGCCACCCTGTACGGCCAGAATCAGGAAGAACGCCGGCTGGTGCGGATCGAGGAAGTGCCCGAGCTGATGGTGACCGGGCTGCAGGCGGTGGAAGACCGCGATTTCAACCACCATATCGGGATCGATATCGGCGGCATGCTGCGCGCCGCGTTCGTCAACGTGAAATCCGGCGGCGACACTCGCCAGGGAGCCAGCACGCTGACCCAGCAACTTGCGCGCAGCGGGCTGCTGGGCATCGGCAAAGAGCAGACCTACAGCCGCAAAGGCAAGGAAATCCTGTTCGCCCTGCTGCTGGAGGCGCGCTATGACAAGCGCACCATCCTCGAGGCCTACTTCAACCAGGTCGACCTGGGCCAGCGCGGCGCGCAGTCGATTCGCGGCGTGGCGGCGGCATCCGAATTCTGGTTCGGCAAAGAGCTGAAGGACCTGTCCACCGAGCAGATCGCGCTGCTGATCGGCATGGTGAAGGGGCCGTCCTGGTACAACCCGCGGCGCAACCCCGAGCGTGCCACCGATCGGCGCAATTTCGTGCTGGGCGCAATGCGGGAAACCAGGCTGATCACCGACGCCGAGTATCAGCGCGCGGTCAAGGCGCCGCTGGGCGTCACCGAAAATGCCGGCAACCTGGCCGCCAACCGGTTCCCCGCTTACGTGGATCTGGTGCGCAAGCAGCTGGCACGCGATTACCCGGCCGACAAGCTGTCGGGTGCCGGGCTTGCGGTGATGACCGGGATGTCGCCCACCGCGCAGGGCTATGCCGAGGGCGCCGTGGCAAATACGCTGCGGGCGCTGAGCACCAAGGGCCGGCCACCGCTGGAAGCCGGCCTGGTGGTGACCGACGTGCACAACGGCGACGTGCTGGCGGTGGTGGGCAGCCGCAACTTCACCGAGCCAGGCTTCAATCGCGCAGTCGATGCGCGCCGGCCGGTGGGGTCTTTGCTCAAACCGTTCGTGTACCTGCTGGCGCTGGCGCAGCCGGACAGGTGGTCGCTGGCCAGCAGCATCGACGACGGCCCGATCAGCATTGGCCTTGGCGGGGGGCGCACCTGGAAGCCCGGCAATTCCGATGGCCGCAGCCACGGCAGCGTGCACCTGATGGACGCGCTGGCGCAAAGCTACAACCAGGCCACGGTGCGCCTTGGCATGGACGTGCAGCCGCAGCGGTTGGCCACGTTGTTGCGCACGCTGGCGGGGATCACCGTTGAAGCGCAGCCATCGCTGATTTTGGGTGCGGTCGATCAAAGCCCGTATGCGATGGCGCAGCTCTACCAGTTCCTGGCCTCCGGCGGTGAAATCCAGCCCTTGCACGCGGTGCGTGGTGTGCTGGACGCGCAGGGACGCACGATCAAGCGCTATGACAGCGATGCACCGCCCGCGCAAAAAGGCGATGCGGTGGCGGCGCGGCTGGTGGGCAGCGCATTGCAGTACGCGGTGTCTTCCGGCACCGGTCACGCGTTGATCCGCGACGGCTTGGGCAGACTGGCACCGGCAGGAAAAACCGGAACCAGCAATGACAGTCGCGATAGCTGGTTTGCCGGTTACACCGGCGATCATCTGGCGGTGGTCTGGGTCGGCAACGACCAGAATCAGCCCACCGGCCTGTACGGCGCCACGGGCGGGATGCGCGTGTGGTCGAACATCTTCGCGAGGCTGCCAAGCGCCCCGCTGCGGCTGTCTGCCGATGGCATCGACTGGCGCTGGGTGCAGGATGGGCAAAGCACCGATGCCGATTGCCCGGACGCGCGCCGCTTCCCCTTCGTGGCTGGACATGCGCCGGCTTATCAGGAATGCGTGTTCGCACCGCCCCCACTGTTCGATGAATTCGGAAATCCGCTGCCGGAAACGCCGGTGGACGACGACATGGGGCCGCTGCAGCACGCCGGGCAGGCAATCCGCAATTTCTTCGGCGGGGGCGACCCGGGCAAGCAGGTGCCGGCACCGACCGAGCCGCCGCCGCGGCCCGCGCAGTGA